One genomic region from Chlamydia poikilotherma encodes:
- a CDS encoding DUF648 domain-containing protein: MRIPESFCLSSFNREPSYFEKVLSKVDNYFYFGGRQIEIVTRHERTQELICLSNPGRHVPLVEKVVKILSYLIFPIMLIALLVRFLLHKVLHKNHRVVLIDRQDPCTPCGLYLKDAIAIRDKFMDLRFKQPNNDALRTALHLQGLRVVHFYQDETSNQLLLTMTSERFPDIAFTFVVPTKSIALPQPEDMQWSIMEHLWNCTKATNVAKRQNLDHLIISKPIGISLQDGVLIHHVHNILLTEKSLNKEDVSTSIEEHNNLQNGLNDLVNFTVLTGYPGKVFAKSQRKFVCVDSAANLHMALIIDPGHTFTPHPDQNTEVENRVSTLMPILKSVPPEYLKGMLNQIPNSIKSKIQNLNSLLSKEFLNNTLDIQAPLFLSDPTQRQISDPEKKQLVKNFLTFISQRTLGQNDNGRNMVVFYKHGQIYAGGGDGILINQFNNYGSMFFKPEDAQEKCLGESIMDQLVNIGIFSEYENTETMVCAYFD; this comes from the coding sequence ATGAGAATACCAGAAAGTTTTTGCTTAAGTTCTTTTAATAGAGAACCTAGTTACTTTGAAAAGGTTTTATCTAAAGTAGATAATTATTTCTATTTCGGTGGAAGACAGATAGAAATCGTTACTAGACATGAAAGAACCCAAGAACTTATCTGTCTTTCTAATCCAGGAAGACACGTACCTCTCGTTGAAAAGGTTGTGAAGATACTTTCGTATCTCATATTCCCAATCATGTTAATTGCGCTTCTTGTGCGTTTCTTACTACATAAAGTATTACATAAAAATCATAGGGTTGTCTTAATCGATAGACAAGACCCCTGTACACCATGCGGACTCTATTTAAAAGACGCCATAGCTATCCGTGATAAATTCATGGATCTACGTTTTAAACAACCTAATAATGACGCTCTTAGAACTGCTCTACACTTGCAGGGATTAAGAGTGGTGCATTTTTATCAAGATGAAACTAGTAATCAGCTACTACTTACAATGACATCAGAGAGATTCCCCGATATAGCATTTACATTTGTAGTTCCTACTAAATCCATTGCATTGCCACAACCTGAGGACATGCAATGGTCTATAATGGAACATCTATGGAACTGTACAAAAGCAACAAACGTTGCTAAACGACAGAATTTAGATCATCTGATCATCAGCAAACCAATAGGCATTAGCTTACAAGATGGTGTGCTTATCCATCACGTTCATAACATTCTGCTAACAGAAAAATCCTTAAACAAAGAAGATGTTTCAACAAGTATTGAAGAACACAATAACTTACAAAACGGTTTAAATGATCTTGTGAATTTTACTGTCCTCACAGGCTATCCTGGGAAGGTATTTGCAAAATCACAAAGAAAATTCGTCTGTGTTGACAGCGCTGCAAATCTCCATATGGCCTTGATAATTGATCCGGGGCATACGTTTACACCACATCCAGATCAGAATACGGAAGTAGAAAATCGTGTTTCCACATTAATGCCTATACTCAAGAGTGTTCCTCCAGAATATCTCAAAGGCATGCTAAATCAGATTCCTAATTCTATAAAATCTAAGATTCAGAATTTAAATTCTTTATTATCTAAAGAATTCTTAAACAATACTTTGGATATTCAAGCCCCTCTATTTCTATCCGACCCTACACAAAGACAAATATCTGACCCAGAAAAGAAACAATTAGTGAAGAACTTCTTAACATTCATTTCGCAAAGAACCCTTGGTCAAAATGATAACGGACGCAACATGGTTGTCTTCTATAAACATGGACAAATTTATGCTGGAGGGGGAGACGGTATATTGATTAATCAGTTCAACAACTATGGATCTATGTTCTTTAAACCCGAAGACGCTCAGGAAAAATGTCTAGGAGAGAGCATCATGGATCAATTAGTGAATATAGGCATCTTTTCTGAGTATGAGAATACTGAAACTATGGTTTGTGCCTATTTTGACTAA
- a CDS encoding DUF648 domain-containing protein: MLNSVTFSPIYSPNRAEKFSALLDSYFYLGGKQTKVIDKSTELGLRFAVQHEGRAISTVQKILKILSWIFVPIVILAWLLRQALHLYLHIAYPCVYLDTPLSESLQKEIITTCQKISYFLNFKTILTREDEAYQELDAEGITIAKPKEEFANALPERFYLDSHKSHTFYILGNRDQFNTQYLDLYNLVHSGRNLISEFELTGNNDKKSIEKCLKDSLGITAKISRLPKQIQGIHGGLKAEFRFDSYPDYVCLLNDNSISINEITNSSQVESKEIAVARFVRNVLESRHIEKKGDSSYISWPKYIGCDMSSGIVVLDDEEEHKQLIITNPQGETTANLKLFTSQSFIECYQSMKSKHIVPYILGEQAAFKHHQNRHQLIMNESGSRLPMDSYENRKNVMSAFLRQVPSAFLGDVLNNATFEEVGAALESLDREKIARSLNLSPVTIPRAYLLQKRPELRALSDKQIKLQLAIEFITEILSPTDPNTVEIFIPHKEQNTAVSGSSTTFWGNLSDPIRIGLTNSILIQLEKMHIIEGYTEVSRGVYIRLNSIKTDS; encoded by the coding sequence ATGTTAAATTCTGTAACATTTTCACCAATCTATTCTCCTAATCGAGCAGAGAAGTTTTCTGCTCTTCTCGATTCCTATTTTTATCTAGGAGGAAAGCAAACTAAGGTTATAGATAAATCAACAGAATTAGGACTTAGATTTGCTGTACAACATGAAGGACGAGCAATATCCACTGTGCAAAAAATCTTAAAAATACTCTCTTGGATTTTTGTTCCTATTGTTATCTTGGCTTGGCTATTACGGCAAGCTTTGCATTTATACTTACATATTGCTTATCCGTGTGTATATCTTGATACACCTTTATCCGAATCTCTTCAGAAAGAAATTATTACGACCTGTCAAAAAATATCATACTTTCTAAACTTTAAAACTATTTTAACGAGAGAAGATGAAGCTTATCAGGAACTAGATGCTGAAGGTATTACCATAGCAAAACCTAAAGAGGAATTCGCAAACGCTCTTCCTGAAAGGTTTTACTTAGATTCCCACAAATCTCATACGTTTTATATTTTAGGAAATCGAGATCAATTTAATACTCAGTATTTGGATCTTTATAACCTAGTTCATTCAGGAAGAAATCTTATTTCTGAATTCGAATTAACGGGAAACAATGATAAGAAATCTATAGAGAAATGCTTAAAAGATAGTTTGGGGATTACAGCAAAAATTTCTAGACTGCCTAAACAGATACAGGGGATACATGGTGGATTAAAAGCAGAATTTCGCTTTGATAGTTATCCCGACTATGTTTGCTTGCTGAATGATAATTCCATTAGTATAAATGAAATAACAAATTCATCCCAAGTTGAGTCAAAGGAAATTGCTGTTGCGAGATTCGTAAGAAATGTTCTTGAATCACGCCATATAGAGAAAAAAGGGGACAGCTCCTATATATCTTGGCCTAAGTACATCGGTTGTGATATGAGCTCCGGAATTGTCGTTTTAGATGACGAAGAAGAGCACAAACAATTAATCATTACTAATCCTCAGGGAGAGACTACGGCTAATCTAAAACTCTTTACATCTCAATCTTTTATAGAGTGCTATCAAAGTATGAAAAGTAAGCATATAGTTCCCTATATCTTGGGTGAACAAGCTGCTTTTAAACATCATCAAAATAGACATCAACTTATCATGAATGAATCTGGAAGTCGTCTACCCATGGATTCTTATGAAAATAGAAAAAATGTTATGTCTGCATTTTTACGACAGGTTCCTAGTGCTTTCTTAGGAGATGTTCTAAACAACGCAACTTTTGAGGAAGTTGGAGCGGCACTAGAATCTTTGGATCGCGAAAAAATTGCACGTTCTCTAAATCTAAGTCCAGTTACAATTCCGAGAGCCTATCTTCTTCAAAAAAGACCAGAGTTGAGAGCTCTTTCTGATAAGCAGATCAAACTACAATTAGCGATCGAATTCATCACAGAAATTTTATCCCCTACAGACCCAAATACTGTTGAAATATTTATCCCACACAAGGAACAAAATACTGCTGTGTCTGGATCTTCAACAACTTTCTGGGGAAATCTTTCTGATCCAATAAGAATCGGTTTAACGAACTCGATCCTCATACAGCTAGAAAAAATGCACATTATTGAAGGCTATACAGAAGTAAGTCGCGGAGTATACATTCGATTGAATTCTATAAAAACAGATTCTTAA
- the accB gene encoding acetyl-CoA carboxylase biotin carboxyl carrier protein: protein MDLKQIEKLMIAMGRNSMKRFVIKREGLELELERDTGDKPNQEPVFYDSRLFAGFSQERPIPTDPNKTVAKDVVSEKTEGESQQTAGDFISSPLVGTFYSSPSPDFPSFVKPGDIVSEDTIVCIVEAMKVMNEVKAGMSGRVVEVLITNGDAVQFGSKLFRIVKAE from the coding sequence ATGGATTTAAAGCAAATAGAAAAGCTCATGATTGCTATGGGACGAAATAGCATGAAGCGTTTTGTGATAAAACGAGAAGGGCTAGAGCTTGAACTGGAAAGAGATACAGGAGATAAACCTAATCAAGAACCTGTATTTTATGATAGTAGGTTGTTTGCTGGTTTCTCTCAGGAACGTCCTATTCCCACTGATCCTAATAAAACGGTTGCAAAGGATGTTGTTTCAGAAAAAACAGAAGGGGAATCACAGCAGACTGCAGGCGATTTTATTAGTTCTCCTCTCGTAGGAACATTCTATAGTTCTCCTTCTCCTGATTTTCCATCTTTCGTTAAACCTGGGGATATCGTTTCAGAAGATACGATTGTTTGTATCGTGGAAGCCATGAAAGTTATGAATGAAGTTAAGGCCGGAATGTCTGGTCGTGTTGTAGAAGTCTTAATCACCAACGGTGATGCAGTACAATTTGGATCTAAGTTATTTCGTATAGTTAAAGCTGAATAA
- a CDS encoding IncA family protein, with product MATQVGNTGSVILVENQDQNREEPITNTSNSTTEVESSSSSAVAAVKKLVIPEARASLLQKIFHFIKIISAVALFAVGIAALICLQFGIVVSTPSLILMIAIMLVSFVIVIMAIQDSTPSHVARRMKQQIQQFSQENTRLHIQVNALQAANAELTEQIDLLRQLHIRLSTFGDRLETYTGDFRDLLGEFKTSLNDFKSMGSKIEVMFAPFEKLAKALQETFSQEAVQQMMASVTALRTSLDGFKSLIEEQKVVLAELKSEAAQRKEQLRFLEERKKELEAACKALAASIVDLRASTTNLQAVESRITSSIGQDDDRDSPDGQG from the coding sequence ATGGCAACACAAGTAGGAAACACAGGTTCTGTAATACTGGTTGAAAATCAGGATCAAAATCGTGAAGAGCCAATTACAAATACCTCTAATTCCACAACAGAGGTTGAAAGTTCCTCATCGTCTGCTGTAGCAGCAGTTAAGAAACTTGTTATCCCCGAAGCAAGAGCTTCACTACTTCAAAAAATCTTCCACTTTATTAAAATTATTTCTGCTGTTGCACTATTTGCTGTTGGTATTGCAGCTTTAATTTGCTTGCAGTTTGGTATCGTAGTGTCGACGCCTTCTCTTATTCTTATGATTGCGATTATGCTCGTATCTTTTGTGATCGTCATTATGGCAATTCAAGATAGCACGCCATCACACGTTGCTCGTCGCATGAAACAGCAAATTCAGCAATTTAGCCAAGAGAACACGCGCCTACATATCCAAGTGAATGCTTTACAAGCTGCTAACGCTGAACTCACAGAGCAAATTGATCTACTTAGACAGCTACACATTAGATTATCTACTTTCGGTGATAGACTTGAAACATATACCGGCGATTTCAGAGATCTTCTTGGAGAGTTCAAAACCAGTTTAAACGATTTCAAGTCTATGGGTAGTAAAATTGAAGTTATGTTTGCTCCATTTGAGAAATTAGCTAAAGCTTTACAAGAGACCTTCTCTCAAGAAGCTGTTCAACAAATGATGGCCTCAGTAACTGCATTGAGAACTAGTTTAGATGGTTTCAAAAGTCTTATAGAAGAGCAAAAAGTTGTTTTAGCAGAGCTAAAATCTGAGGCAGCGCAAAGAAAAGAACAATTACGATTCTTAGAGGAACGCAAAAAGGAATTAGAAGCTGCTTGTAAAGCACTAGCAGCTTCAATTGTTGATCTGCGTGCTTCTACAACTAACTTACAAGCAGTTGAAAGTCGTATTACCAGTTCTATAGGTCAAGATGATGACCGAGATAGCCCAGATGGTCAGGGTTGA
- the rpe gene encoding ribulose-phosphate 3-epimerase, protein MNKKQRQKTLIAPSIMGGDLACIGAEAKRIEESGADLIHIDVMDGHFVPNLTFGPGVIAAINRSTDIFLEVHAMIYTPFDFIEAFVKSGADRIIVHFEASEDLKELLAYIKKCGLQAGLAFSPETSIEFIPPFLPFCDVVLLMSVHPGFCGQGFIPDIPDKIRFTRQAIKTMGLENSCLIEVDGGINETSAKECREAGADILVAASYMFQKDALTMEEKVLLLRGENHGIK, encoded by the coding sequence GTGAATAAGAAACAACGTCAGAAGACATTAATTGCTCCCTCAATTATGGGAGGAGACCTTGCATGCATAGGTGCAGAGGCAAAAAGAATAGAAGAATCTGGAGCCGATCTCATTCATATTGACGTTATGGACGGGCATTTCGTTCCCAATCTGACTTTCGGTCCGGGAGTCATTGCCGCAATCAATAGATCCACAGACATCTTCTTAGAAGTCCACGCTATGATCTACACGCCTTTTGATTTCATAGAAGCCTTTGTAAAATCTGGAGCCGATCGTATTATTGTACATTTTGAAGCCTCCGAAGATCTTAAAGAATTATTAGCTTATATTAAGAAATGTGGTCTACAAGCAGGGTTAGCTTTTTCTCCAGAAACTTCTATAGAATTCATTCCTCCATTCCTACCTTTTTGTGATGTCGTATTGTTAATGTCCGTACATCCTGGATTTTGTGGTCAGGGCTTTATTCCCGATATCCCCGATAAAATTCGTTTTACAAGACAAGCAATTAAGACGATGGGCCTAGAAAATTCCTGTTTGATTGAAGTTGATGGGGGAATAAACGAGACTTCTGCAAAAGAATGTCGTGAAGCAGGTGCAGATATTTTAGTAGCGGCATCCTATATGTTTCAAAAGGATGCGCTGACTATGGAAGAAAAAGTTTTGCTACTTCGAGGAGAAAATCATGGTATTAAGTAG
- a CDS encoding elongation factor P: protein MVLSSQLSVGMFISTKDGLYKVVAVSKVTGNKGESFIKASLRAADSEVIVERNFKIGQEIKEAQFESRNLEYLYIEDENFLFLDLGNYEKIYISKEIMKDNFLFLKAGVTVSAMVYDDIVFSIELPHFLELMVSRTDFPGDSLLITGGTKKALLETGIEITVPPFVEIGDIIKIDTRTCEYIQRV, encoded by the coding sequence ATGGTATTAAGTAGCCAACTCTCAGTGGGAATGTTTATTTCTACAAAAGACGGTCTTTATAAAGTCGTAGCGGTTTCTAAGGTAACAGGGAATAAAGGGGAGTCTTTTATCAAGGCTTCGTTAAGAGCTGCTGATTCCGAAGTCATTGTTGAAAGAAATTTTAAAATTGGCCAAGAAATAAAAGAAGCCCAGTTTGAATCTAGAAATCTTGAATATCTTTATATTGAGGATGAAAACTTTCTTTTCTTGGATTTGGGGAATTATGAAAAAATTTACATTTCTAAAGAGATCATGAAGGATAATTTCTTATTCTTGAAAGCGGGAGTAACGGTTTCAGCCATGGTTTATGACGATATTGTTTTTTCAATAGAGTTACCACATTTTTTAGAGTTAATGGTATCTAGAACAGATTTTCCTGGGGACTCACTTTTAATTACTGGCGGTACAAAAAAAGCTTTATTAGAAACAGGTATCGAAATCACAGTACCTCCTTTCGTAGAAATTGGAGATATTATAAAAATTGATACGCGTACGTGTGAATATATTCAACGCGTCTAA
- a CDS encoding class I SAM-dependent methyltransferase, with protein MSRYPSNKKHYSSRKTERKSTSWEPIAEDYHTIVQGEGHYYHKEVILPKLLPLLDLQFKDFVVDIGCGQGILERAIPKECGYLGLDISSSLISIARKLRKSRTHEFKIQDLTKKLILESPRSFSHAVAILSLQNMEIPDQAIKNTSKLLCKEGRFFIVLNHPCFRIPRVSSWHYDEDKKLLSRKIDRYLSKITVPIVAHPGRKQSESSISFHFPLSYWTQALSKYGFVIENMEEWISPKKSIGTRAKAENLCREEFPLFLMISCVKTHKN; from the coding sequence ATGTCTCGTTACCCGTCTAATAAAAAGCATTATTCTTCTAGGAAAACAGAAAGAAAGTCTACCTCTTGGGAGCCTATAGCTGAGGATTATCACACGATCGTTCAAGGAGAGGGTCATTATTATCATAAAGAAGTCATTCTTCCTAAATTGCTTCCTCTGCTTGATCTACAATTTAAAGATTTTGTGGTCGATATTGGTTGTGGTCAGGGAATTTTAGAAAGAGCTATTCCTAAGGAATGTGGGTATTTAGGTTTAGACATCTCTTCGAGTTTGATCTCTATAGCCAGGAAATTGAGAAAATCACGAACTCATGAATTTAAAATCCAAGATCTTACAAAAAAGCTAATACTAGAATCTCCACGATCTTTTTCTCACGCTGTAGCTATTTTATCACTGCAAAATATGGAAATTCCTGATCAGGCGATCAAAAACACCTCAAAGCTTCTTTGCAAAGAGGGACGCTTTTTTATAGTGTTGAATCATCCTTGTTTTCGTATTCCTAGAGTCTCTTCGTGGCATTACGATGAAGATAAAAAGCTTCTTTCAAGAAAGATCGATCGTTATCTTTCTAAAATAACCGTTCCAATTGTCGCCCATCCTGGGAGAAAACAGTCAGAATCTTCGATTTCTTTTCACTTTCCTTTAAGTTATTGGACCCAAGCATTATCAAAATATGGGTTTGTTATTGAGAATATGGAAGAATGGATATCACCAAAAAAATCCATAGGAACACGTGCAAAAGCGGAAAACCTTTGTCGCGAAGAGTTTCCATTATTCTTAATGATCTCATGTGTTAAAACTCATAAGAATTAA
- the accC gene encoding acetyl-CoA carboxylase biotin carboxylase subunit, producing the protein MKKVLIANRGEIAVRIIRACHDLGLATVAVYSLADQEALHVLLADEAVCIGEPQANKSYLKISNILAACEITGADAVHPGYGFLSENPNFASICESCGLTFIGPSSESIATMGDKIAAKQLAKKIKCPVIPGSEGIIKDEAEGLKIAEKIGFPIVIKAVAGGGGRGIRIVREKDEFFRAFSAARAEAEAGFNNPDVYIEKFIENPRHLEVQVLGDKHGNYIHLGERDCTVQRRRQKLIEETPSPILTPELRAKVGKVAVDLARSANYHSVGTVEFLLDKDKKFYFMEMNTRIQVEHTITEEVTGIDLLKEQIYVAMGNKLTWKQKNIVFTGHVIQCRINAEDPSNNFSPSPGRLDYYLPPAGPSIRVDGACYSGYAIPPYYDSMIAKVISKGKNREEAIAIMKRALKEFHIGGVHSTIPFHQFMLDNPKFINSDYDINYVDLLLSQGNSLF; encoded by the coding sequence ATGAAAAAAGTCTTAATAGCTAATCGTGGAGAAATTGCAGTACGTATTATACGTGCTTGTCATGATCTTGGGTTAGCCACAGTTGCAGTATATTCCTTAGCGGATCAAGAAGCTTTACACGTGCTATTAGCGGACGAAGCTGTTTGTATAGGGGAACCTCAAGCTAATAAATCCTATTTAAAAATATCGAATATTCTAGCGGCTTGCGAAATTACAGGAGCAGATGCTGTCCATCCTGGTTATGGTTTTTTAAGCGAGAATCCGAATTTTGCCTCTATATGTGAAAGCTGCGGGTTAACCTTTATCGGCCCTAGTTCAGAATCTATAGCAACAATGGGAGATAAAATAGCGGCAAAACAACTCGCTAAAAAAATTAAATGTCCTGTGATTCCTGGTTCTGAGGGTATTATTAAAGACGAGGCTGAAGGGTTAAAAATTGCTGAAAAGATTGGTTTTCCTATAGTGATTAAAGCTGTTGCCGGGGGTGGTGGCCGCGGTATTCGTATTGTTAGGGAAAAAGATGAATTTTTCAGAGCTTTTTCAGCAGCAAGGGCAGAAGCAGAAGCAGGATTTAACAATCCGGACGTCTATATTGAAAAGTTTATTGAAAATCCAAGACATCTAGAAGTCCAGGTTCTTGGAGATAAACACGGTAATTATATCCATCTTGGAGAAAGAGACTGTACAGTACAAAGACGTCGCCAAAAACTTATTGAGGAAACCCCTAGTCCTATACTTACTCCCGAACTACGTGCAAAAGTAGGAAAGGTTGCTGTAGATTTAGCTAGAAGTGCAAACTATCATTCTGTGGGCACGGTAGAATTTTTATTAGATAAAGATAAAAAGTTCTACTTCATGGAAATGAATACACGTATTCAGGTAGAGCATACAATCACAGAAGAAGTTACAGGGATCGATCTCCTTAAAGAACAAATTTATGTAGCGATGGGTAATAAGCTCACTTGGAAACAAAAAAATATTGTCTTCACAGGGCACGTCATCCAGTGTCGTATTAACGCCGAGGATCCAAGTAATAACTTTTCTCCATCTCCAGGTCGTTTAGATTATTATCTTCCTCCTGCGGGGCCCTCTATACGCGTCGATGGTGCTTGTTATAGCGGTTATGCTATCCCTCCTTATTATGATTCCATGATCGCTAAAGTGATTTCTAAGGGCAAGAACCGAGAAGAAGCTATAGCGATTATGAAACGTGCTCTAAAAGAGTTTCATATTGGAGGAGTACACTCAACAATACCTTTCCACCAATTTATGTTGGACAACCCGAAATTTATTAATTCAGACTATGATATCAACTACGTTGATCTTCTTCTCTCTCAGGGCAATTCCTTATTTTAA